The Paenibacillus sp. RUD330 genome has a segment encoding these proteins:
- a CDS encoding chitobiase/beta-hexosaminidase C-terminal domain-containing protein, which translates to MKAAKRKSAWKAAALGAVMLAGALGGTALMVRADAQTWSGSADTSWFDPTYTTFKIDTPAKLAGIAKLVNEDEGVDGLKGKILEVDQSLDLSALDWVPIGTESHPFRGTLIAKDGAMLGISGMRVPAGIPYQGLVGNMEGGTVGGFRFAADGSIGLSTVTGNVYAGAAVGRMAGYSIVYDIENEIGIGAKSLAGTAYAGGIVGSAEGQVANVSNGASVTTEGSAYAGGLIGYVSSGSLQMKTAHNGGAVTSGGDGIIYAGGLTGYTAGILIMNDQNTVIANTAPVQVTAGSIVHAGGFSGGFGAPVLFSGQTAASGSVTVEAPKAAEVYAGGLAGSIDGSLPEVTMALPATGAVGVHAGGTVHAGGIAGHVGPMLSWSKGYAQSAPVEAQGGGDVYAGGLFGSADGGLQLQEASSRAFSSSGDIHVLGGGKVRAGGIVGELGGGMLGQAGFKGSLDARAQAAQGDVQAGGIAGRAAAGTVIHDVHSGGTAEAPVSITAQGELGGIAGRAEGTIRQSSAAYLVLKAVASDSSAGGIAGSAAGVIENVSAGDPDAKDSSSIRLEAHIAAPTGGRDSFTAGGLLGRGFGELTVAGSRADRLSAVLPAGKAGYAFGGAAGRIEGHAVLGTAADPVRVAGIALNAQADDAALGGAVGRLEGSVQAALLVRGLEIESGGASARIGGLAGESFGSLTGGEAEDITIRSAGADARLGGAAGLSGGSISGVAASRVAIEAGGAGAEAGGIAGRLQGAADSRASLTDSSLAAGEETTVTATAAAARIGGAAGYAVRADIVRPAVSAEAPNYAALAASAPGVEAGGLVGRAEDSLIEGDGKGINVQNLLLTASSSASETKAGGIAGRSSESTLRGLVGSGASLLLSGPNAQAGGLLGTHKGGEQPSVSGNLFTGMQLKANASAAGSTVGGLAGRLEARAGDPAAHPQSSLGIIANSRVSGSVQALAPGMTVGGLVGENGSLIANVSVTDKLPVSSKGADAVVGGLVGRNAGTGTLYYVYTNANLTIEGQGTLAGGLVGDNAGRILSSYTDLDLTSKAYGTAGQPVFLGGLAGRSSGGIEQAYAASKVAASGAYAQAGGLIGELSGGTVKNAYSAKSVTASGTGAYAGGFAGRIASGKVSYSYSAAEVTASGTARAGGFAGRYDNTSKELLYKSYYIKDEKLNLNKDLPDFADGQYRWLSVLGRLSTILSSTLADRSEFPALSGWDFATAWKYGSLSAQYQYPEVNRAASSGGGDDGTGGSVNTNVNWYLRDKDAPSFQIGTEAELAGLAAIVNGTLVGIEPFGFEGRSIEIKGPIHIQSAQWSPIGVSETLPFQGELLGGGHLIDGYAVSGTVEHGGLFGVIGAKGSVSGLKLEPKSVHGSAYAGALAGRSFGRIDGVELKLPEQAAVIGGVAGGIVGRNEGAAEGLRVELAGGRVESAAVRGAAGGIVGENVAAIASGSWTLTTSGEAAGRIAASGGEAAAGGLIGRQSGASEGLKLELARLVVEASGTGSAAGGLVGHYQDGSAAKLEVFFGEAGAVRAAGDEAAAGGLIGISEAGNELSGLKAEAISSAPGVTGGGSAGGLIGEKTGRGIAAWDIRQATVKGLTVASPAGAQEASVGGLVGRAERAALHGAEIEASLNAKGGSLSAGGAVGTGRDVTIQDAKMSGPIAASLDAGSSGTLAAGGIAGELSASDRDAELRFGGLYPLYRGLYQTHYSGKLALAAGGGDSQLLAGGLVGRLLQASVYESDSRAAIAAGTAGTLSAGGIAGYSSGVLVHADAHGGIDASGAGLYRVGGLVGQGEDGEIHYSRVLPEGGAVIAVGTAVTIGENLPAAYAGGAVGQGDRMEVTRSSASIPVEVTDANIDTTLYAGGFAGLLGDGGTGAGSIRYSYADGAVKASGKRGSYAGGFAGSIERFAVEDSYASGSVSNAGQDTRTGGFAAAVERTGAVKRSYALQGIVSTTGLAGTTRSYTGGFAGYNDGTIDGVYASVGELASNAKGTDSYKGELVGYNFRDGRIAASAYTGSGAAVGRNAGAAASAEAVPARNPLASGAWRNAVDPSILRLSGSGEIVIGSREQLDGYVLLRNDTGLAYFRLFDRKAAASPLGSGGKIRLAADIDLSAFGWTPLQDFDGELDGGGYRLSGLRAEAGASGDAAFTLVNRGRIRNLQLLGAEVNASRHAGLVAAVNSAGGELVGVTAEGSVSGGASAGLIAGVNEGAIAQSGAAGKAHSAASAGGLAGDNREGGTIERSYSAADVSAHGAEAAAGGAAGVNAGLIADTLATGRTTADGLQHAWAGGIAGRLTGLVERSVAGGEAVASADGAIQPGRSFFGGLAGKLEAGGEIRGSSFHKQMVKRGVAYYDAAGSISSEGALGGAELTSGSLPAGLSGSVWRAAAGFYPAPADGALARLAAAAAVPAAGDSVNRLTSSFGLSQAEGLRWSADASLALLQAGSGKLLAGGAVAVKAELGGFARSIVLNSPELRWPQAAAAPRVVSGEKEFKEKVEVALAAEPGAVIRYTLDGSEPGEMSAAYEAPITLKATTTLKAIAVEAGKEYSPVLSGEWKLKEDGGGFVFFPGPMPSPSPTPEPKPALESNIGKPSIGEEKPASVRVPRGSILRLTAPEGKWIRYTTDGSDPTENSPRFIGELVLTRSMTVKAIVEGDKRILTYVFEVGSASYDLRKDASTIRYAAGYADGTFKPNAAMSRYELIESLAPLLDREPGELRNAFPDKSDRSEQLVAFFASAGIVGGYPDGTFGGDRSLTRAEFAVIASRVLRLDVNEAAAPKQKDAIKHWAAPYIGALTQAGLIQGFPDGSFRPNSPLTRAQAVVLINRMAGTAKRTDAGPRFTDLTSAHWAYKDIMSAAGPTAPAGR; encoded by the coding sequence ATGAAGGCAGCAAAAAGGAAATCGGCCTGGAAAGCGGCCGCGCTCGGAGCGGTCATGCTCGCTGGCGCGCTTGGCGGCACGGCTCTGATGGTCAGAGCCGACGCCCAGACCTGGTCGGGCTCGGCGGACACGAGCTGGTTCGATCCGACGTATACCACGTTCAAGATCGATACGCCGGCCAAGCTGGCGGGAATCGCCAAGCTCGTCAATGAAGATGAAGGCGTAGACGGTCTCAAGGGCAAAATTCTGGAAGTGGACCAGAGCCTGGATCTGTCGGCATTGGACTGGGTGCCGATCGGCACCGAGAGCCATCCGTTCCGAGGCACGCTGATCGCCAAGGACGGGGCGATGCTCGGCATCTCCGGCATGCGCGTTCCTGCCGGAATCCCTTACCAGGGACTGGTCGGCAATATGGAAGGGGGCACGGTCGGCGGCTTCCGCTTCGCGGCAGACGGCTCGATCGGCCTCTCCACCGTAACCGGCAACGTCTATGCCGGCGCGGCGGTCGGCAGGATGGCGGGCTACAGCATCGTCTACGACATCGAGAACGAGATCGGCATCGGGGCCAAGAGCCTTGCCGGCACCGCGTATGCGGGCGGAATCGTCGGCTCGGCCGAGGGCCAGGTGGCGAACGTGTCCAACGGCGCTTCGGTCACGACGGAAGGCTCCGCCTACGCGGGCGGGCTGATCGGATATGTTTCTTCCGGCAGCCTGCAGATGAAGACGGCGCATAACGGCGGGGCGGTTACGTCCGGCGGGGACGGAATCATCTACGCGGGCGGCCTGACCGGCTATACGGCCGGGATTCTGATCATGAACGACCAGAATACGGTCATCGCAAATACCGCTCCCGTTCAGGTTACGGCGGGCAGCATCGTGCATGCCGGGGGCTTCTCCGGCGGCTTCGGCGCTCCTGTCCTGTTCTCCGGCCAGACAGCGGCCAGCGGCTCCGTCACGGTGGAGGCTCCGAAGGCGGCAGAGGTGTATGCCGGAGGTTTGGCGGGCTCGATCGACGGATCGCTTCCCGAGGTGACGATGGCGCTGCCGGCGACGGGAGCGGTCGGCGTCCATGCGGGCGGAACCGTCCATGCAGGCGGCATCGCGGGCCATGTAGGCCCGATGCTGTCCTGGTCCAAGGGTTATGCGCAGTCGGCTCCGGTCGAGGCGCAGGGCGGCGGAGACGTCTATGCGGGCGGCCTGTTCGGCTCCGCGGACGGCGGCCTCCAGCTTCAGGAAGCCTCATCCCGCGCATTCTCGTCCAGCGGGGACATCCATGTCCTCGGCGGAGGCAAGGTGCGCGCCGGAGGCATCGTAGGCGAGCTCGGAGGCGGCATGCTCGGCCAGGCCGGCTTCAAGGGCTCGCTTGACGCCAGAGCGCAGGCGGCGCAGGGCGATGTGCAGGCGGGCGGCATCGCCGGCAGGGCAGCCGCAGGAACGGTCATCCACGATGTCCACTCCGGCGGCACGGCAGAGGCGCCCGTATCCATTACGGCGCAAGGCGAGCTCGGCGGCATCGCCGGCCGCGCCGAGGGCACGATCCGGCAGTCCTCGGCCGCTTATCTCGTGCTGAAGGCGGTCGCCTCGGACAGCTCGGCCGGCGGCATCGCCGGCAGCGCGGCGGGAGTGATCGAAAATGTCTCGGCGGGCGATCCGGATGCGAAGGATTCGTCCAGCATCCGCCTGGAGGCGCATATCGCCGCTCCGACCGGCGGCCGCGACAGCTTCACTGCCGGCGGCCTGCTCGGCCGCGGCTTCGGCGAGCTGACGGTTGCCGGCAGCAGGGCGGACCGGCTGTCCGCCGTCCTCCCCGCAGGCAAGGCGGGTTATGCCTTCGGAGGCGCGGCGGGCCGCATCGAAGGGCATGCCGTGCTCGGCACGGCGGCCGATCCGGTGCGCGTCGCCGGCATTGCGCTGAATGCACAGGCGGATGACGCCGCGCTCGGCGGAGCGGTCGGCCGTCTGGAAGGCTCGGTGCAGGCGGCCTTGCTCGTCCGCGGCCTCGAGATCGAATCCGGCGGCGCCTCGGCACGCATCGGAGGCCTTGCCGGCGAGAGCTTCGGCAGCCTGACCGGCGGCGAGGCGGAGGATATCACGATCCGCTCCGCCGGAGCCGACGCCAGGCTCGGCGGTGCGGCCGGCCTGAGCGGGGGCTCGATCAGCGGCGTTGCGGCGAGCCGCGTCGCGATCGAGGCAGGCGGCGCCGGCGCGGAAGCGGGCGGCATCGCCGGACGGCTGCAGGGAGCGGCGGACAGCCGCGCTTCCCTGACCGATTCGTCGCTGGCAGCCGGAGAAGAGACGACCGTGACGGCGACGGCGGCCGCAGCGCGCATCGGCGGCGCGGCGGGTTATGCCGTCCGTGCGGACATCGTCCGTCCGGCCGTATCGGCGGAAGCGCCGAACTATGCCGCGCTTGCCGCGAGCGCTCCAGGCGTCGAGGCCGGCGGTCTCGTCGGCCGCGCGGAGGACAGCCTGATCGAGGGCGACGGCAAGGGAATCAACGTGCAGAATCTGCTGCTGACGGCTTCTTCCTCCGCCTCGGAGACCAAGGCCGGCGGCATCGCGGGCCGCAGCTCGGAGTCGACGCTGCGCGGTCTCGTCGGCAGCGGCGCGAGCCTGCTGCTGAGCGGCCCGAACGCGCAGGCGGGCGGCCTGCTCGGCACGCATAAGGGCGGCGAGCAGCCGTCTGTCAGCGGCAACCTGTTCACCGGGATGCAGCTGAAGGCGAATGCCTCCGCTGCCGGCAGCACGGTCGGCGGCCTCGCTGGACGGCTGGAGGCGCGCGCCGGCGATCCGGCCGCGCATCCGCAAAGCTCGCTCGGCATCATCGCGAACAGCCGCGTCTCCGGCAGCGTGCAGGCGCTCGCTCCGGGCATGACGGTCGGCGGCCTCGTCGGCGAGAACGGAAGCCTGATCGCCAATGTCAGCGTGACGGACAAGCTGCCGGTCTCCTCCAAAGGAGCCGACGCCGTCGTCGGCGGCCTCGTCGGGCGCAACGCCGGCACCGGCACGCTGTATTACGTCTACACGAACGCCAATCTGACGATCGAGGGCCAGGGAACGCTGGCCGGCGGCCTCGTCGGCGACAACGCCGGCCGGATCCTCTCGTCCTACACCGATCTCGACCTGACCTCGAAAGCTTACGGCACAGCCGGCCAGCCCGTGTTCCTCGGCGGCCTCGCAGGGCGCAGCAGCGGCGGCATCGAGCAGGCGTACGCGGCATCCAAGGTGGCGGCTTCCGGCGCATACGCCCAGGCCGGCGGCCTCATCGGCGAGCTGTCGGGCGGCACGGTCAAAAACGCCTACAGCGCGAAAAGCGTGACGGCGTCGGGCACGGGCGCTTATGCGGGCGGCTTTGCCGGACGCATCGCCTCCGGCAAGGTGTCCTACAGCTATTCCGCGGCCGAGGTGACGGCCAGCGGGACGGCGCGGGCCGGCGGCTTCGCCGGCCGGTACGACAACACGAGCAAGGAGCTGCTTTACAAGAGCTATTACATCAAGGACGAGAAGCTCAACCTCAACAAGGACCTGCCGGACTTCGCGGACGGCCAGTACCGCTGGCTCAGCGTGCTTGGAAGGCTGAGCACGATCCTCTCCTCGACGCTGGCGGACCGCAGCGAGTTCCCGGCGCTGTCGGGCTGGGACTTCGCGACGGCCTGGAAGTACGGGTCGCTGAGCGCCCAGTACCAGTACCCGGAAGTGAACCGAGCCGCGAGCAGCGGCGGCGGGGATGACGGAACCGGCGGCAGCGTGAATACGAATGTGAACTGGTACCTTCGGGACAAAGACGCGCCAAGCTTCCAGATCGGGACCGAAGCGGAGCTGGCGGGACTGGCGGCGATCGTCAACGGCACGCTCGTCGGCATCGAGCCGTTCGGCTTCGAGGGACGGAGCATCGAGATCAAGGGGCCGATCCATATCCAGTCGGCCCAGTGGAGTCCGATCGGCGTCAGCGAGACGCTGCCGTTCCAGGGCGAGCTGCTCGGCGGCGGCCATCTGATCGACGGTTATGCCGTCAGCGGCACGGTCGAGCATGGAGGGCTGTTCGGCGTCATCGGCGCCAAAGGCTCGGTGAGCGGGCTCAAGCTGGAGCCGAAATCCGTCCATGGCTCTGCATACGCAGGCGCTCTGGCCGGGCGCAGCTTCGGCCGCATCGACGGTGTGGAGCTGAAGCTGCCGGAGCAGGCTGCCGTCATCGGCGGCGTCGCGGGCGGCATCGTCGGACGCAATGAAGGCGCCGCAGAGGGACTGCGCGTCGAGCTGGCGGGCGGCCGCGTCGAGAGCGCGGCGGTTCGCGGAGCGGCCGGCGGCATCGTCGGCGAGAACGTCGCTGCGATCGCCTCCGGCAGCTGGACGCTGACGACGTCGGGCGAAGCCGCCGGCCGCATAGCGGCGAGCGGCGGCGAAGCGGCGGCAGGCGGCCTGATCGGCCGCCAGAGCGGCGCGTCGGAGGGCTTGAAGCTGGAGCTGGCGCGCCTCGTCGTCGAGGCATCCGGCACCGGCTCGGCCGCAGGCGGCCTTGTCGGCCATTATCAGGACGGCTCCGCCGCCAAGCTCGAGGTCTTCTTCGGCGAGGCGGGAGCGGTGCGCGCCGCAGGAGATGAAGCGGCTGCAGGCGGCCTCATCGGCATCTCGGAAGCGGGGAATGAGCTGAGCGGCCTCAAGGCCGAAGCGATATCGTCCGCTCCGGGCGTTACGGGCGGAGGCTCCGCAGGCGGCCTGATCGGCGAGAAGACAGGCCGCGGCATCGCAGCCTGGGATATCCGGCAGGCGACGGTCAAGGGCTTGACCGTCGCATCGCCGGCAGGCGCGCAGGAGGCGTCGGTCGGCGGTCTCGTCGGCCGCGCCGAGCGCGCAGCGCTGCATGGCGCAGAGATTGAAGCCTCGCTGAATGCCAAAGGCGGAAGCCTATCGGCGGGAGGAGCTGTCGGAACGGGGCGCGACGTCACGATCCAGGACGCCAAGATGTCCGGACCGATTGCCGCCTCGCTGGATGCGGGCTCTTCCGGCACGCTTGCCGCAGGCGGCATCGCCGGCGAGCTGAGCGCGTCGGATCGCGACGCGGAGCTCCGCTTCGGCGGACTCTATCCTCTCTATCGCGGCCTCTACCAGACGCATTACAGCGGCAAGCTTGCGCTGGCTGCCGGCGGAGGCGACTCGCAACTGCTGGCCGGCGGCCTCGTCGGACGGCTGCTGCAGGCGTCCGTCTATGAGTCGGACAGCCGCGCGGCCATCGCCGCGGGCACGGCGGGAACGCTCTCTGCGGGCGGCATCGCCGGCTACAGCAGCGGCGTTCTCGTCCATGCCGACGCCCATGGAGGCATCGACGCCTCCGGCGCCGGGCTCTACAGGGTCGGAGGACTTGTCGGCCAAGGCGAGGACGGCGAGATCCATTACAGCCGCGTCCTGCCCGAGGGCGGGGCCGTCATCGCCGTCGGCACGGCCGTCACGATCGGCGAGAACCTGCCTGCCGCCTATGCGGGCGGCGCGGTCGGCCAAGGCGACCGCATGGAGGTGACGCGCAGCTCCGCCTCGATTCCGGTCGAGGTGACGGATGCCAACATCGACACGACGCTGTATGCGGGCGGCTTCGCCGGCCTGCTTGGAGACGGCGGCACAGGCGCCGGCTCGATCCGCTATTCGTACGCGGACGGCGCGGTGAAGGCTTCCGGCAAGCGCGGCTCCTACGCGGGCGGCTTCGCCGGCTCGATCGAACGCTTCGCCGTCGAGGACAGCTATGCTTCCGGCAGCGTGAGCAATGCCGGCCAGGATACGCGCACGGGCGGCTTCGCCGCCGCCGTGGAGCGGACCGGCGCCGTGAAGCGCTCGTACGCGCTCCAGGGAATCGTCTCCACGACAGGACTTGCGGGCACGACCCGCTCGTATACCGGCGGGTTTGCCGGCTACAACGACGGAACCATCGACGGAGTCTATGCCTCCGTCGGCGAGCTGGCCTCGAATGCCAAGGGCACGGATTCGTACAAGGGCGAGCTCGTCGGCTACAACTTCCGCGACGGCCGCATTGCGGCCTCGGCCTATACCGGCAGCGGCGCGGCTGTCGGCCGCAACGCCGGAGCCGCGGCCTCGGCCGAGGCGGTCCCGGCCCGCAATCCGCTGGCTTCCGGCGCTTGGCGCAACGCAGTCGACCCTTCGATTCTGCGCTTGTCCGGCAGCGGCGAGATCGTCATCGGCAGCCGGGAGCAGCTGGACGGCTACGTGCTGCTGAGGAATGATACCGGCCTCGCCTACTTCCGCCTGTTCGACCGGAAGGCGGCAGCCTCTCCGCTCGGCTCGGGCGGCAAGATCCGGCTGGCGGCGGACATCGATCTGTCCGCCTTCGGCTGGACGCCGCTCCAGGACTTCGACGGCGAGCTTGATGGCGGCGGCTACCGCCTCAGCGGGCTTCGCGCCGAAGCGGGAGCAAGCGGCGACGCGGCGTTCACGCTCGTCAACCGCGGCCGCATCCGAAATCTGCAGCTTCTCGGCGCAGAAGTGAACGCCTCCCGCCATGCGGGACTTGTCGCGGCCGTGAACTCGGCCGGAGGCGAGCTCGTCGGCGTCACGGCCGAGGGCAGCGTGAGCGGCGGAGCGAGCGCCGGCCTGATCGCCGGCGTCAATGAAGGCGCCATCGCCCAGTCGGGCGCAGCCGGCAAGGCGCACAGCGCCGCAAGCGCCGGCGGTCTGGCCGGCGACAACCGCGAGGGCGGCACGATCGAGCGCTCGTACAGCGCGGCGGACGTATCCGCCCATGGCGCCGAAGCCGCCGCAGGCGGAGCGGCCGGCGTCAACGCGGGCCTCATCGCCGACACGCTGGCCACCGGCCGGACGACGGCGGACGGCCTGCAGCACGCATGGGCGGGCGGCATCGCCGGCCGCTTGACGGGACTCGTCGAGCGCTCCGTTGCAGGCGGCGAGGCTGTCGCTTCCGCAGACGGCGCCATCCAGCCGGGCCGGAGCTTCTTCGGCGGCCTGGCTGGAAAGCTGGAGGCGGGCGGCGAGATCCGCGGCTCCTCGTTCCACAAGCAGATGGTCAAGCGCGGCGTCGCCTACTACGATGCCGCGGGCTCCATCTCCTCGGAAGGGGCGCTCGGCGGCGCCGAGCTGACCTCCGGCTCGCTGCCGGCCGGATTGTCCGGCAGCGTCTGGAGGGCGGCAGCCGGCTTCTATCCGGCTCCGGCCGACGGCGCGCTGGCACGCCTGGCCGCCGCGGCTGCCGTTCCGGCGGCAGGCGATTCGGTGAACCGCCTGACATCCAGCTTCGGCCTCAGCCAGGCCGAAGGTCTCCGCTGGAGCGCGGATGCTTCGCTCGCGCTGCTGCAAGCCGGCTCAGGCAAGCTGCTGGCCGGCGGCGCCGTCGCGGTGAAGGCCGAGCTCGGGGGCTTCGCCCGCTCCATCGTCCTGAACTCGCCGGAGCTGCGCTGGCCGCAGGCCGCAGCCGCTCCGCGCGTCGTCTCGGGGGAGAAGGAATTCAAGGAAAAGGTCGAGGTCGCGCTCGCGGCCGAGCCGGGAGCCGTCATCCGCTACACGCTGGACGGCAGCGAGCCCGGCGAGATGTCCGCCGCCTATGAAGCGCCGATCACGCTCAAGGCGACGACGACGCTGAAGGCGATCGCCGTCGAGGCGGGCAAGGAGTACAGCCCGGTGCTGAGCGGGGAATGGAAGCTGAAGGAGGACGGAGGAGGCTTCGTCTTCTTCCCTGGCCCGATGCCATCCCCGTCTCCGACGCCGGAGCCTAAACCCGCTCTGGAGTCGAACATCGGCAAGCCGTCCATAGGCGAGGAGAAGCCGGCATCCGTACGGGTGCCGCGCGGCAGCATCCTTCGCCTCACCGCGCCGGAGGGCAAGTGGATCCGCTACACGACGGACGGCAGCGATCCGACGGAGAACA